In the Anastrepha obliqua isolate idAnaObli1 chromosome 1, idAnaObli1_1.0, whole genome shotgun sequence genome, one interval contains:
- the LOC129235433 gene encoding uncharacterized protein LOC129235433, producing the protein MAFDNLKKQEQARQLRYSRSRFRRINSLDQIPEDPNQDQSSQTALDVHRHPVSGHRTEVLRKSPRTIATSLWMVLLFWPQLLIKLAFILIRFILYLPLSIAAPSFWLSALLWIFWKFTRIPMALVKWLLDVSSDGQQYHKRTVLISCGSTIQTLHLARNFYSSGSRVVVFEFEGLFGLARFSTAVDKFYVVPKPSPNNVDNYITALCQIVDKEKPSVYIPVCATSPAYYDALAKQHLELLGCASFIPGFNETCVLDDCLEFFRKCTAHNISLPPYNVLTSPNDLQKLYEDNFISNYRNILMAVGIQGLIERFKYLLPKNRMDIKFNHEISESEKWIVIRDLPGEHYVTCTTVKDSRVVSNVTCRVEHETKNLIPVTSLNSHNHTVMSDESQIDIWLKTFFAKVRFQRSINGHMSFRLIKCQGTSQFIPLGIRIGVSLPYICYNRSHAQVLCRTMKCIHRRQLSFTSPDEESALGALTANFRWSSIERSTPTTVLDKREALFAYWDPLPYCAYYHFQLPLKSVKMFLQKRHRSTKTLSPRITMPVH; encoded by the coding sequence atggctttTGATAATTTAAAGAAACAAGAACAAGCTCGGCAATTACGGTATTCACGCTCAAGATTTCGTCGCATCAATTCATTGGATCAAATACCCGAAGATCCTAACCAGGATCAATCTTCACAAACAGCACTAGATGTACACAGGCATCCAGTTTCTGGACACAGAACAGAAGTGCTGCGAAAATCACCACGTACAATTGCTACTTCCTTATGGATGGTTCTTCTCTTCTGGCCCCAACTGTTGATCAAATTGGCATTCATCCTTATTCGATTTATCCTTTATCTTCCGCTATCTATAGCCGCACCCAGCTTTTGGCTCTCAGCATTATTATGGATATTCTGGAAGTTCACACGCATACCTATGGCATTGGTAAAGTGGCTATTGGATGTATCATCGGATGGACAGCAATACCATAAGCGTACAGTTCTGATTAGTTGTGGAAGTACAATTCAAACTTTACATCTAGCCCGTAACTTTTACTCCTCCGGTTCACGTGTAGTAGTATTCGAATTCGAAGGTCTATTTGGATTAGCGCGATTCTCCACAGCAGTCGACAAATTTTATGTTGTGCCAAAACCAAGTCCAAATAATGTGGATAATTATATAACTGCCTTATGCCAGATCGTTGACAAGGAAAAGCCTTCCGTTTATATACCCGTTTGCGCAACCAGCCCTGCTTACTACGATGCACTTGCTAAACAACACCTGGAGCTGCTCGGCTGTGCCAGTTTTATTCCGGGCTTCAATGAAACCTGCGTATTGGACGACTGCCTTGAATTTTTTAGAAAGTGTACGGCTCATAATATTTCATTGCCACCCTACAACGTGCTCACTTCGCCCAATGATCTGCAAAAATTGTACGAGGACAACTTTATCAGTAATTATCGAAATATTTTAATGGCGGTCGGTATTCAAGGTTTAATCGAACGTTTTAAGTACTTATTGCCAAAAAATAGAATGgatataaaatttaatcacGAAATAAGTGAAAGTGAGAAGTGGATTGTGATACGCGATTTGCCAGGAGAACACTACGTCACATGCACAACAGTAAAAGATTCTCGGGTTGTATCAAATGTTACATGTAGAGTTGAACAtgaaacgaaaaatttgatACCGGTAACATCATTAAATTCACATAATCATACAGTCATGTCAGACGAATCACAAATAGACATTTGGCTCAAGACGTTTTTCGCCAAAGTACGCTTTCAACGTAGCATTAATGGGCATATGAGTTTCCGGCTGATTAAATGTCAGGGCACGTCACAATTTATCCCGCTTGGTATACGAATCGGCGTCTCATTACCATACATATGCTACAATCGTTCTCACGCCCAAGTGCTCTGCCGAACTATGAAATGTATACATCGGAGACAATTAAGTTTTACCAGTCCAGACGAGGAATCGGCACTGGGGGCGTTGACGGCCAACTTCCGCTGGAGCTCTATAGAACGGTCCACTCCCACTACTGTGTTGGATAAGAGAGAAGCTCTATTCGCTTATTGGGATCCACTGCCATATTGTGCTTACTATCATTTTCAATTGCCGCTCAAATCCGTCAAGATGTTTTTGCAAAAGCGCCATCGCTCCACAAAAACATTGTCACCACGCATCACAATGCCAGTTCATTGA